From the Caballeronia sp. NK8 genome, one window contains:
- a CDS encoding LysR family transcriptional regulator, with amino-acid sequence MDTLQNMRVFVRVVEAGSFTAAAQHLNTTTAYASRAVSDLEAHLRARLLNRTTRRIALTEAGERYLQRCEQILAYVDQAEAEAGDAHARPSGKLKVHSMTSFGQHYIVPMISRYQQRHSSVQVDLTLAQRVPDLLDEGYDVSVVLASELPDSGLVSARLGTVFSIACASPAYIEKHGAPHVLSDLVRHTCLHLMTPVFPPDRWVFDGPNGQETVSLGPSTFTVNVAEAMVVAIRESMGIGVLPTSSALPGLRAGTLVRVLPQYTMQELHVYALYPSRQYLDAKIRTWVEFLREALPDTLAADAESLKEFVVA; translated from the coding sequence ATGGACACGCTCCAGAACATGCGCGTATTTGTGCGGGTGGTTGAAGCGGGCAGCTTCACCGCGGCCGCGCAGCATCTCAATACGACGACGGCTTACGCGTCGCGCGCCGTGTCGGATCTCGAAGCGCATCTGCGCGCGCGCTTGCTCAATCGCACGACGCGGCGCATCGCGCTCACCGAAGCAGGCGAGCGGTATCTTCAACGCTGCGAGCAGATCCTCGCCTATGTCGATCAGGCCGAGGCCGAGGCCGGCGACGCGCACGCGCGCCCGTCCGGCAAGCTCAAGGTGCATTCGATGACGAGCTTCGGCCAACACTACATCGTGCCGATGATTTCGCGCTATCAGCAGCGCCATTCGTCGGTGCAGGTCGATCTGACGCTGGCGCAGCGCGTGCCGGATCTGCTCGACGAAGGCTACGACGTGTCGGTCGTGCTCGCGTCCGAGCTGCCGGATTCCGGGCTCGTGTCGGCGCGTCTCGGCACGGTGTTCAGCATCGCGTGCGCGTCGCCGGCGTATATCGAGAAGCACGGCGCGCCGCATGTGCTGTCCGATCTCGTGCGCCACACCTGCCTGCATCTGATGACGCCGGTGTTCCCGCCCGACCGCTGGGTGTTCGACGGCCCGAACGGCCAGGAGACGGTGAGCCTCGGGCCGTCGACGTTCACGGTGAACGTCGCGGAGGCGATGGTGGTCGCGATCCGCGAGAGCATGGGCATCGGCGTGCTGCCGACTTCGTCCGCGCTGCCGGGCCTGCGCGCGGGCACGCTGGTGCGCGTGCTGCCGCAGTACACCATGCAGGAGCTGCACGTCTACGCGCTTTATCCGTCGCGCCAGTATCTCGATGCGAAAATCCGCACCTGGGTCGAGTTTCTGCGCGAGGCGCTGCCCGACACGCTCGCCGCGGATGCCGAATCGTTGAAGGAGTTCGTCGTCGCCTGA
- a CDS encoding SOS response-associated peptidase has product MCGRISQYRLPMHYAQRLHLKNPFVLVDAADRRPGYNLSPGTHPLAVYPDETIRAVHWGYCPPWAIQKKLPQTINARVETAATSAYFKHLWKKARILVPADGWFEWRIEPRPGDPAAKPFKQPYFIQRADGEPMYLAALTSILRDEDAAAPGAGFVIVTAAADEGLVDVHDRRPLVFSPAVARRWLDPDASPEDLAALVKADGVPASHFVWHRVSTDVNRATNDEPRLIEPLATAL; this is encoded by the coding sequence ATGTGTGGCCGAATCAGCCAGTACCGACTGCCGATGCATTACGCGCAACGTCTGCATCTGAAGAATCCGTTCGTGCTCGTGGATGCCGCCGACCGGCGTCCCGGCTATAACCTGTCGCCGGGCACGCATCCGCTCGCCGTCTATCCGGACGAGACCATCCGCGCGGTGCACTGGGGCTATTGCCCGCCGTGGGCCATCCAGAAGAAGCTGCCGCAGACGATCAACGCGCGCGTCGAGACCGCGGCGACCAGCGCGTATTTCAAGCATTTGTGGAAGAAGGCGCGCATTCTAGTGCCGGCCGACGGCTGGTTCGAGTGGCGCATCGAGCCGCGCCCCGGCGATCCCGCGGCGAAGCCCTTCAAGCAGCCGTACTTCATTCAGCGCGCGGACGGCGAGCCGATGTATCTCGCTGCGCTCACCAGCATCCTGCGCGATGAAGACGCCGCCGCGCCCGGCGCCGGCTTCGTCATAGTGACGGCGGCCGCCGACGAAGGCCTGGTCGACGTGCACGACCGCCGCCCGCTCGTCTTCTCACCTGCCGTCGCGCGACGCTGGCTCGATCCGGACGCGTCGCCCGAAGACCTCGCGGCGCTCGTCAAGGCGGACGGCGTGCCGGCGTCTCACTTCGTCTGGCATCGCGTCTCGACCGATGTGAACCGCGCGACCAACGACGAGCCGCGCCTCATCGAGCCGCTCGCGACGGCGCTCTGA
- a CDS encoding metallophosphoesterase encodes MKIRVLSDLHLECDEPLAIPYAEADLVVLAGDIHNHAEGLRWAAENFGSEVPVIYVPGNHEYYDAEFGAMEAAMHDAARSVDNVHYLNNASLVDRRGAWRVLGTTLWTDFALFGAGDDEIENAKEACTKVMLDYKGLIQLSWPEPDGEPREFAPDDSLALHQQARAWLEAELAKPFAGQTIVVTHHAPMRQSLAPRYAEDLVSAGFVNHLPTLARAPASLWIHGHTHTSFDYVVEGTRVVCNPRGYFDRRRQQWENPDFAWDKVVEI; translated from the coding sequence ATGAAGATTCGCGTGCTGTCGGACCTGCATCTCGAATGCGACGAGCCGCTGGCGATTCCCTACGCCGAGGCCGATCTCGTCGTGCTGGCGGGTGACATCCACAATCACGCCGAGGGCCTGCGCTGGGCGGCGGAAAACTTCGGCTCCGAAGTGCCGGTCATCTACGTGCCCGGCAATCACGAGTATTACGACGCCGAGTTCGGCGCGATGGAAGCGGCGATGCACGATGCCGCGCGCAGCGTCGACAACGTGCACTATCTGAACAACGCGTCGCTGGTCGATCGACGCGGCGCGTGGCGCGTGCTCGGCACGACGCTGTGGACCGACTTCGCGCTATTCGGCGCGGGCGACGACGAAATCGAGAACGCCAAAGAGGCGTGCACGAAGGTCATGCTCGACTACAAGGGCCTCATTCAACTGTCATGGCCCGAGCCGGACGGCGAACCGCGCGAGTTTGCCCCCGACGATTCGCTCGCCCTGCACCAACAGGCGCGTGCGTGGCTCGAAGCCGAGCTCGCGAAGCCGTTCGCGGGCCAGACGATCGTCGTCACGCATCACGCGCCGATGCGGCAGAGCCTCGCGCCGCGCTACGCGGAAGATCTCGTATCGGCAGGCTTCGTCAATCATCTGCCGACACTCGCGCGCGCGCCCGCGTCGCTATGGATACACGGGCATACGCATACGTCGTTCGATTACGTCGTCGAGGGCACGCGCGTCGTGTGCAATCCGCGCGGTTATTTCGACCGGCGCAGGCAACAGTGGGAGAATCCCGATTTCGCGTGGGACAAGGTCGTCGAGATATGA